DNA from Gouania willdenowi chromosome 15, fGouWil2.1, whole genome shotgun sequence:
taagaaaaaaacattagcctcaaagtcactgacaagttttttcagaaaaagctttttttttctcagttttttgtcagaaactggaatttgtgtgaaacttacctatattcaactgctgattactgaagaacaaaacaagcaagaaacaaaatattattttctgaTAAAAGCAGAGACTATTCTTTCAGTCAGAGCGTTTTAGGTTTTAGATTGTTTTAGTACAacatattctgtgggtctttaaaaatcagccaaaatgctctaaaatggctggcagtgagggggtagctgttctgaaaatggctgacaGTGAAGAAGTTAAATAAAGTAaacgttactagttactttcaccccaatgtttatttttggtaataaatcttgccacagttcccttgcatacatgcttacaaacatctcatgtataaagttaaaaaggaaaatttattttccacaaaggcatctgtataaaatagtGTCAAattgtacaatttaaaaaaaataaaataaaataacaccaataacagaTGCTTTGTCACCATAGGTTACatagaaaaaataatctttattcaatattgttttgatgtgatgcattacgtttaatctgattggtcggctatgatgtgatacattacgtttaatctgattggtcggctatgatgtgatacattacatttaatctgattggtcggctatgatgtgatgcattacgtttaatctgattggtcggctatgatgtgatacattacatttaatctgattggtcggcaatgatgtgatgcattacgtttaatctgattggtcggctatgatgtgatgcattacgtttaatctgattggtcggctatgatgtgatgcattacgtttaatctgattggtcggctatgatgtgatgcattacgtttaatctgattggtcggctatgatgtaacgcattacgtttaatctgattggtcggctatgatgtgatgcattacgtttaatctgattggtcggctctgatgtgatgcgtttgattgttgtctggtcatttaattttttgtagtttcacattgtctgttgatcattttaaaacaaaaaataataatttactcaataacggttggatgtagaaCTGTAATTagtcactttattttttttaaaacatacttaagtacaagtaaaattactgatttagaaatgtacaaaaaaagtacaagtacccataaaagtaactccattacagtaatgtgagtacatGTAATCAGTTATTCTCACCTCTGGTTACCTGTgtgtatttcaatacaaaaacataaatgtcaaatgCAATTTTGATAAAGATGTAACTGCGGTttattggttgattttttatttttatttttatttttttacctttagaAAATACTCTGCTTGCTTACATCAAAGCCATGAAGCGTAGTGTGGAAAACGATGAGCTTTatgtagggctgcacaattatagaaaaataatttCGATTAATTAactcataattgaaatcacaattattcaaacGATTTTTTGTCAatcaaaaagttaaatattttttgtacaaaacaaccttaaacatgaataaaatccaccaaaatcaagtatgttcactttaacacaaaacaaaaaaaaaaaaaaaaaatatatatatatatatatatatatatatatatatatatatatatatatatatatatatattatttgaattcaaacaaataaaaaggtgcaaagtactaattaaaatattattcaagCATGTTCCCTTTTTCAAACAAAAGGgtggaggagcttgcatgtgcatgcattaaacaactcagtCAGTATTAATGATAgtttttttctcctgaaagCCAAGATTTATTCTTTGTAAATATCCTAAATCAtgaaaacttgttttatttagcaaataaaacatgccTGTAATAATgaagaatatatacatattttaaataatttttttctcaattgttatttttataattgttgAGTGTAATAATGGAAATCGTAATGGAATTTTGATGAATTGCACAGCCTTAGCTTGTTCAACAATACAGTACGTTTGAGAGCTGCTGCTTTAACAAAGTGCAGCTCTTTGTGGGTCCCATCAGTTCAACACTAAACAGATGCATGTCACTCGATGTTTGCTAATGTTTGTGGCTGTTGCTCAGGCCTTTGGCAAAGCAGCAGATGGTTTGCATCTATAATTAATTCATCACATCAAGCTGTTCTCAGAGTGTCAGGTATTTATCTGACAAGTGAAAGAGATTTAACCACCTGTGTTTTAGAATCCTTTGGTACTCGGTGGCAGTCTGCCAACCTGCTAGCATCCTGATATTCAGAGCGGCCCAACTGTTGACTGTAGGAGGGTGGTCATGGAGGCGGAGCTTCATTCACTATTAATTCACACTGATACTGGTTTTCCTCTTATCGTACTTAGTTCCTGGATCTATTCCATGTgagctgtattattataccaaatttcagcttcctatgtgatgtagttcctgagatattggaagctggaAATGGAAGAAAACTAAGGACACattcccccccaccaccaccaaccaCTAAATTCCTCATATCTCACaaagtattcatctgatcaaacaacacattttaagtttgcctattgaataatcaggaaacaattggtaaaaagttCAGAATTTTCTGAGGCCGAAGTGTGCAGACAGTTTGTGGAATGACCctattaagacctgcagtgtgaacgtagccttgAGCACAATTTTTTTCGGGAAAAAAGTGTGTAAATGCGTGTGAttgtccaaaaacatacatatgcTGATACTGAGCTTTTGTCTGTTCATAAAAATCCCCTCCTCTCTCCCACCACCACCTGGAACTTTTTTCTTGAACCAGATCTACTCAAAGTCGTCACACgtcatctgactgtatcaggAAGGAAACGAAGGGATTATATTTCAACGCCTCTGACGGCCATCCGTCTGCCCTCCCTCCCCGCAAGTTATAAGGGAGGCGGGTGAAGCGCTCACAAGAGGCTGCACCCACGCACCCCCCAGAGGCTGGAAATCCTTTCCTTTTCTCCACCCTGGACCCCCCGGCCCTTACTCTCCTTTTTCATGTTCCTTTAGACATAgttaaactgaaatgaaattttgttgctctgtaagatgtgcaatgacaaatgaaGCTGATTCTGGtattctgtatatatatatatatatatatatatatatatatatatatatatatatatatatatatatacacacagtataTGTGACGCCTGGTGTCACAGGACTGAAACCTTTGCTCTTCTTCAGGAGGACTACGACCGTCTAAGACCGCTGTCCTACCCGATGACCGACGTTTTCCTCATCTGCTTCTCCGTCGTCAACCCTGCTAGTTTCCAGAACGTGCGTGAAGAATGGGTGCCAGAGCTGCAGGAGTATGCGCCCACCATTCCTTTCCTGCTCATTGGCACTCAGGTGAGTTCCAGTACTGGTTTGAAATGAGTTCTTGTGTGTTTGGGGTTTTTATGCAGAGGAAACTAAAGAACTACACAAACGGAGGACACTCTTTGATCAAGACTTGCCAGATTAGTCTGACACACATCAGGATTCTTTAAATGTGAAgagatgttttatttgttacagACTCACACATGAAGATACAAAGTCAGACATAGACCAGTTTAGATCGTACGGTGTGTGAGAGGTCCGACAATcccgacacacactcacaaaatGTGACCTAATTCTACATTCCAAGTAACTCTAGATTTTCTGACTTCCTACTTGGAAAAAGTGACTTTGAACGCAACCTCTAGTCGGTGCTTCTTTTTCAGGAAAGTTGAAAAAATCTAATATTCTAGCGGTCATTCATGTTAAAGATGTTTCCATTTGCTGCTGCTGAACTCGGAATTTTCAACTCGGAAATGCAGAGTTCCGAGTTACCTTGAACGCATGGTTACgtgtttctctgtcagcttgattcctgattggctacattTTGTTCCACGTCACGAGTCGGGAGTCGACgtctttcagaatcagaatcagaaatgtttttaatggccatgtacagttttaaggacagtacaaggaatttgtcttggtagttggtagTTTCCTCACACAAACAAGAGGAGTTTAGGttgtaaatattgaacaagttTAATATGTACGACCCGTTTCAGAGCAGATTATCAGGACAAAGTCACTCTGAACAAACCTCAGACCACAGAAGATAATCTGGTGTTTGTTGTCCCTGGACGGTAAGGAGGACAATCAAGACAAAAACAGCCTGATTATCTTTACGAATGCCCTGCATTAGTTATACTTGATTTAAGAATGCTTAAAGTTatagtttctctgtgtttgGCACACGTGCCTAATCAGTACAGGAGGTGGAAGCCTCCCGAATTGTGCCAACAATTCACTCATGTTTCTggattacaaaattacaatttcatttatcagatgCTTTTATCTAAACATGCTAAACAGCTCTAAACATGAGCAGGTAGGGTTGAGGGACTTGTTctacatcccacagtgatggaccaggttggATTAGAACCTCTGATTACGAGCCTGCTTCCTCAGGAGTTTGATCCCAGTGGAACAAACAAATGAGCTAAAAAATGTGCCAcaactggtaaaaaaaacattgatattcAATAATCAAGACTTTATTATTGCTTATTATGAATCATTTCTTGAATTTCCAAATattgattatttacattttttaattgtaatacaAAGCAGGGATATTTCAGTAGCTGCGTAAtttgtgtcgatgacgtttcgttaaagttattgatgctggaagtctgaatctttGAATATCTGCTAACTTTactgaacagtgttacggtctaaatagtatccagataatctggtgactgactattgactgtgaggctgctgtgaggaacaatagctGTTAGAAATACTACCATTTCACACTttagcaaaaacaattacagcttttttgaggcagtaaaaacacacaaaagttgatcacaagaaatgtGGAGcatcagtagattcattacaccacctctggttcctttaatcacatattatgtgcatgttttacgtaacatccattttaaaaattgttatttatgtattaataaagtttcagttcaccagttcatcagtaatgtgacttatgcgtagcttctttttttgtccaggagtaaaagtccgcccccctgtgtgtcccctctgtgtggtgagattaaaacatcaaGCTCTTGtcatagtttcccttaaatatccaaatatcacacaaacagaagatttatttttaaaacagaaaaacgatgtttgtctggtttttgtttctttatttctgttttggttttaagtcggtaaaacaaaataaccactctgtttgttttgttttttaaacggaataaccaaagaaggaACAGTACATAGATTTATACGAATGATGCTGTGACTCTTCTTCTGTTCTCGTCATAATTCACTGTCTGTGCAACAAACAAGGCAACACTGAACTCAACTAAAGCTTAAACTattgtagcatttagcatgtgGAGGTTTTCCTGTAGTTAAAGGGGTGGTTGCTGAGCTGGGTGTACAAAGACATGCAGACCATAAATGAAGTTTTAATGACTTCTCGtgtttgaagaagaagaagaagatgaagaagaagtttAGAAACAAACTTTGTGGTTGGCTGTGAAACATCTTTTGCACAAGAGCAGGAAGTGTGAGCGAGGAGGGCGGAGTTTCAGAACCATTAAATCAAGCTGTCAGTATAATGTGGTTCAGATGTGACTCATCACCCAGAatgtaataacaataaaatgatcCAAATGTGATGATACACGCACAgctaaacacaataaaaatactgaaataatcaaaaaaggcacagattgacaattttaaaaaaaatgcaaatataacacaatctttgaaatgtagttgaatgttgttgggagaggcatgtgcaatgacaataaaaaggattatattctagtttattctataatgcaaaatacacaatgggactaggacatttattgacaaacagctacacaatatgtgccactttattCGTTTACttttctaagggacagcatgtgtgagtgagttctgtagtgtggctggtTTTGGGGAAGGTCTTGGTTAAgacgcactcagtgatcatcccactgtgctttacatgctgttctgagaagtaacaaaggcagcgactcctaaaacaagtattttagtacaaaataagctataaaaataaatatatataggcgatattgtaattctctatatcgccaaattggaaaacttgatatatctgaCTCTTGagatatcacccagccctacttataagatcatttatttaatggactgaattaaataatgattttaatgtgattagtttgtgatttaaaaagaaaaatactagattacaggtttttttttctttttttctttttcagatcGACTTGCGTGACGACCCAAAGACCATCGCTAAGCTGAACGACATGAAAGAGAAGCCGATTGCCACCGAGCAGGGACAGAAACTAGCTAAAGAGGTTtgtcctgatgacatcacagcaCAAAGAGGGGGAGGGGCGACTTTTACCACAGCAGGGGACACAAAACTAagttaatgtcagcatttagaataatgaccaatgtgagcattaacacaggaaacaacagtgtgtgtttgtgtgttgtctTAATGTGTGCTTTTATTATTCTGTGAGTTTTTGTCATTATGGGAATTTTTGATTACAGTAATCACAAATACTgaccctgaaataaataatctaataaatgctaacctttctcttgtgttagctttctgttagcatcagctgtaaaatacactaaaaacaaatatctgtcatctaatttctttacTATCTATTGTTAccatgttaggcttcataatcaatgaaagttgagcctgttttgtgtcagtgtacccctagatttcagtatttaaatggtaaaatgtgggaatacttgataaacatattttaattccCGTgatccaaacttcctttaaatcacgggtcacagagtccacttcctcctccgtctccatcACTGTGCTCATGGGAACtttctgaatagatcatttgaaaccgtcaaccactggtgagtcttttaccaacaagtttcccattgtttaaaccattgAACTGTCCGTGTGATTGCTCACTaacgcatttcaacaacctgtaaCGGAGTGTGTGCATGCGCGCGGTTGATGtgcgtgaatgtgtgtgtgtgtgtgtgagaactcatggaggagatggagagtCCCACATGGCAACCAGGAGGACAGAtaaagagacacacacacgcacgcacacacatctcaaaacGCCCTCGCCACACATAAggtaatttcaaataaaaatatagtaaatgagtaaaataagaatatgactcaaaatacacaaaaccgaatatttatacaaaaaatacaccaaatgacaacagaaatgcacaaaactacaccaaaaaatatacaaaaataaacaaaatgactccagagtCACACTactatggcaacaaaaaaatataattacacaaaaaatgcacaaaaacacaacataaagaaacaaaaatacacataactttaaaaaacatacattacagaaaaatacacaaaataaaaaaaatgtaaaagagtttgaaaaaaaaaaaaaaacaacaaacacatttatcatgttcatgtcacataaaattaaaccagataaatccaCACGATTTTACTTTTGCACCCAcgaataaaccctttataacacataatacagagtatgtacacctctatgtacatctaaccttcaaacacactcatttggccataattaacttcCAAcgagcactgtactagtaattgtaattaatgatcaattacgcaacAACAAATGTAACCTAGGGTCACCAGCTGCCCATTGCTGCAGCTTCTAATCTAGAGgaagttgtgtttttactttgagtGGTGTTGCTCTGAGCTGCCACATCCTCTTCGTTTCCTGCGTGCTGATTGGAGCAGAGCACAGCCCTGTAGGAATGTAATTATATCACACTGTGCAAAAGCTCTCTGAGCAAATGAGTGGAGGAGGACAGTGTGTGTTTCTACTGCCCAGGCTGTGCTTCACAAATATAAAGACATTAGCGCTGAGTGAGTAATTACCTTAATAACACAGTGACTCATGTTTCACTGATTTGTAAGTTACCATATACTGTAATTTCTGCACTATAAGCAGCTATTTTTTCCCCACGTTTTGAACCCTatggcttaaacaatgacgcggctaatttgtggattttgtCCGGTTTTAAAGCTTTATGCCCTTAAAAATTGagctctgtcacattagaccaaGTGGACTAACGCTCCCATTGAATCGACtaatatgcagacgtggagcagtgaggaggagacttcatatGGAGATGGAAACGTTAAAgtgtagggctgcacgattttgacaaaaaacttaattgcaatttttctgacagatattacgatttattatagatttaaatgcatatgcgtttttttttcttcaaatttcgtgttttccacattattttttttttattcagtttttttagaaataaatcaattttttcagaacacatcagtttttaactcctgtgaggaaacaaaataaataccaataaaaagaaaacacaaaatgaaacaaaaatgtatgtcaaaaatagtgacatggattattctgactgatcatttttaataaagagCATATTAATGTCTCTATATTCCCCCTCAGAGATCACTGGTTTATTGAtcaagttaatttaaattaatctaatttaatgATCTGATGActtcattccagaccgtaatgattacacaaaaataaaaggacGCAAGGATAcgtcagttatttcaccactaggggtcagactATTGGACAGTATCAGTAATTATCAAGTTCCATTTGCAGTGAAAAGAAACCACATTGTAATATTTGTGCAGAAATCCACCAGTATGCACCAGagacagcaacaacaaacaccaaaataaacatttcacacTATAAAGCGtggtaataaaaacacacttataACCTACTTAAAAACAATCCAACAATAACGCGATACACCAATAAAAGTACAAGAACAGCCTTCAAAGTGCTTTGTTCAGCCTGATAACAGTTTGTGGGAAGAAGCTGATAATGTGGGGAGATGTCTTGCATCTCAATGAACGATAT
Protein-coding regions in this window:
- the LOC114476656 gene encoding rho-related GTP-binding protein RhoQ isoform X2 → MANGTGSIMLKCVVVGDGAVGKTCLLMSYANDAFPEEYVPTVFDHYAVSVNVGGKQYLLGLYDTAGQEDYDRLRPLSYPMTDVFLICFSVVNPASFQNVREEWVPELQEYAPTIPFLLIGTQIDLRDDPKTIAKLNDMKEKPIATEQGQKLAKESPLPPPSPSLCSWELSE